One window of Herpetosiphon gulosus genomic DNA carries:
- a CDS encoding LppX_LprAFG lipoprotein gives MRWWKKLGLLVVAMALVACGNADVDAAKVASEGATAFESVNNFHFKLTVSEGEAAPLGDIIIIDADGDSIRPDKIQAKIKAKLAGAPIAVNINGVIIGADAWITPNPFNPTAFEKLEDTGGLETFSPAKGISDVLRGLKNPTFVEEAEIDGTATYHISGEVDAQSVSALTGGVAEAGTIKLDLWIGKDDKLLRQLVAVGRLVSTEKESIKRTLIVSKFNQTLTIEPPQ, from the coding sequence ATGCGCTGGTGGAAAAAACTTGGCTTATTGGTGGTAGCAATGGCCTTGGTGGCCTGTGGCAACGCCGATGTCGATGCAGCAAAAGTAGCGAGCGAAGGCGCAACCGCCTTTGAAAGCGTCAACAATTTTCACTTTAAACTAACGGTCAGCGAAGGCGAAGCCGCGCCTTTGGGCGATATTATCATCATTGATGCTGATGGCGATAGCATTCGCCCTGATAAAATTCAGGCTAAAATCAAGGCCAAATTGGCAGGCGCACCAATCGCCGTCAATATTAATGGCGTTATCATCGGAGCCGATGCCTGGATCACGCCTAATCCATTCAATCCAACCGCCTTCGAAAAGTTGGAAGATACTGGCGGGCTTGAAACATTTTCGCCTGCCAAGGGTATTAGTGATGTGCTGCGCGGCCTTAAAAACCCAACTTTTGTTGAAGAGGCAGAAATCGACGGCACGGCAACCTATCATATCAGCGGCGAAGTTGATGCCCAAAGCGTCTCAGCCCTGACTGGTGGAGTCGCCGAAGCTGGTACGATTAAGCTCGATCTGTGGATTGGCAAAGACGATAAATTATTACGGCAATTGGTTGCAGTTGGCCGCTTGGTCAGCACCGAAAAAGAAAGCATCAAGCGCACCTTGATTGTTTCGAAATTCAACCAAACGCTCACAATCGAGCCACCACAATAG